A single region of the Streptomyces virginiae genome encodes:
- a CDS encoding beta-N-acetylglucosaminidase domain-containing protein, which translates to MVGSGSFVRVGDVSGRGGSVQLRGRRRNTAAAVAVIGTLLGGAVSSAPPGIHAAPTAPDRPAPGAGPGATSVTAAAGPVLDPGADVPRAATEGPAVWPRPQSMAADPARELPLGTEAVLVAAPDADPYAVRVVRDALRAAGVRTVHEPAPGAALPARGTVVRLQDADAEQALRALGAAAPSDLPTGGYRLAAGRHAGRDTIALAGIGGEGLFHAAQTLRQLLAAGGGKMPGVLVRDWPAAPVRGITEGFYGQPWTQEQRLAQLDFMGRTKQNRLLVAPGDDQYRTTAWRQDYPQEQQAEFRALAERARANQVVLAWAVTPGQSMCLSSEADRAALARKVDAMWDLGFRAFQVQFQDVSYTEWGCRADRDRYGKGPAAAAKAHAEVAGGLAAHLAARYPGAPALSLLPTEYYQEGATTYRTALAGALDPRVEVAWTGVGVVPRTITGKELAGARAALGHPLITMDNYPVNDWDPGRIFLGPYAGREPAVAGGSAALLANAMPQGTLSRIPLFTAADFAWNPRGYRPGESWAAAVRELTGADQRTRQAVAALAGNTASSGLKQEESAYLKPLVEQFWKARAAGDPAAGTELRKAFTVLREAKERLPALSGEAGPWLDRLARYGTAGELAVDVLQAQARGDGAAAWKASRALTEVRATLAQPGSARVDKAVLEPFLTKAVAEADAWTGAARKTGTVTKEAEAWTVRLDAPRPLSAVTVMTEPLPAGARGAVVEAHVPGEGWRKVADAAASGWTQVETPGLSADAVRLSWAGAGSAPTVHHVVPWFGDGPRARFELADGAATDAEIGGTAQRVSAQLSALGPTEVRGPLSARPPAGIEVHLPQTAVAPRGGQVSIPLEVGVAAGTPAGTYQVPVTFDGESRTLTVRAVARTGGPDLLRTARATSSANETPDFPASAAVDGSPATRWSSPAVDGAWWKAELAAATRVGRLELHWQDAYPSAYRVETSTDGVTWRPAAAVKASRGGHETLRMDAPDTRFVRVTCETRATRYGCSLWSAEAYAVTP; encoded by the coding sequence ATGGTGGGCTCAGGCTCATTCGTACGAGTGGGGGACGTCTCGGGACGAGGAGGCTCAGTGCAGCTCAGGGGTAGGAGGCGGAACACCGCCGCCGCTGTGGCGGTGATCGGCACGCTCCTGGGCGGCGCCGTTTCCTCCGCGCCACCCGGGATCCACGCGGCGCCCACCGCACCGGACAGACCGGCGCCGGGAGCGGGCCCGGGGGCGACCTCCGTGACCGCCGCGGCCGGGCCGGTCCTCGACCCCGGGGCCGACGTCCCCCGCGCCGCCACCGAGGGACCCGCGGTGTGGCCCCGGCCGCAGTCGATGGCCGCCGACCCCGCGCGCGAGCTGCCGCTGGGCACCGAGGCCGTACTCGTCGCGGCGCCCGACGCCGATCCGTACGCGGTCCGGGTCGTACGCGACGCCCTGCGCGCGGCGGGCGTACGGACCGTCCACGAACCGGCCCCCGGGGCCGCGCTGCCCGCGCGGGGCACCGTCGTACGGCTCCAGGACGCGGACGCCGAGCAGGCGCTACGGGCGCTGGGCGCGGCCGCGCCGTCGGACCTGCCGACCGGGGGCTACCGGCTGGCCGCGGGCCGGCACGCCGGCCGGGACACGATCGCGCTGGCCGGCATAGGTGGGGAAGGACTCTTCCACGCGGCGCAGACCCTGCGCCAGCTCCTCGCGGCGGGCGGCGGGAAGATGCCCGGCGTACTGGTGCGGGACTGGCCGGCGGCGCCGGTGCGCGGGATCACCGAGGGCTTCTACGGGCAGCCGTGGACCCAGGAACAGCGCCTCGCGCAGCTCGACTTCATGGGCCGCACCAAGCAGAACCGGCTGCTCGTCGCACCGGGCGACGACCAGTACCGCACGACGGCCTGGCGCCAGGACTACCCGCAGGAGCAGCAGGCGGAGTTCCGCGCGCTGGCCGAACGGGCCCGCGCCAACCAGGTCGTCCTGGCCTGGGCGGTGACCCCCGGGCAGTCGATGTGCCTGTCCTCGGAGGCCGACCGGGCGGCGCTCGCCCGCAAGGTGGACGCGATGTGGGACCTCGGCTTCCGCGCCTTCCAGGTGCAGTTCCAGGACGTCAGCTACACCGAGTGGGGCTGCCGGGCCGACCGGGACCGGTACGGGAAGGGCCCGGCGGCGGCCGCGAAGGCGCACGCGGAGGTCGCGGGCGGACTGGCCGCGCACCTGGCCGCCCGGTACCCGGGAGCGCCCGCTCTGTCGCTGCTGCCGACGGAGTACTACCAGGAGGGCGCCACCACCTACCGGACCGCCTTGGCGGGCGCGTTGGACCCGCGGGTGGAGGTGGCCTGGACGGGCGTGGGCGTGGTGCCGCGGACGATCACGGGCAAGGAACTGGCCGGGGCGCGCGCCGCCCTCGGGCACCCGCTGATCACCATGGACAACTACCCGGTGAACGACTGGGATCCGGGCCGGATCTTCCTCGGCCCGTACGCGGGCCGCGAACCGGCGGTGGCGGGCGGTTCGGCGGCGCTGCTGGCCAACGCGATGCCGCAGGGCACCCTGTCGCGGATCCCGCTCTTCACGGCGGCGGACTTCGCGTGGAACCCGCGCGGATACCGACCCGGCGAGTCCTGGGCGGCGGCGGTGCGCGAGCTGACGGGCGCCGACCAGCGCACCCGCCAGGCGGTGGCGGCGCTCGCCGGGAACACCGCCTCCTCCGGGCTCAAGCAGGAGGAGTCGGCGTATCTCAAGCCCCTGGTCGAGCAGTTCTGGAAGGCCCGCGCGGCAGGCGATCCGGCGGCCGGGACCGAGCTGCGCAAGGCGTTCACGGTCCTGCGCGAGGCCAAGGAGCGGCTGCCGGCCCTGTCGGGCGAGGCGGGCCCCTGGCTGGACCGCCTCGCGCGGTACGGGACGGCGGGCGAGCTGGCGGTGGACGTCCTGCAGGCCCAGGCCCGCGGGGACGGGGCGGCCGCCTGGAAGGCCTCCCGGGCCCTGACCGAGGTACGGGCGACACTGGCGCAGCCGGGATCGGCCCGGGTGGACAAGGCCGTCCTGGAGCCCTTCCTGACGAAGGCGGTGGCCGAGGCCGACGCCTGGACCGGGGCCGCCCGCAAGACCGGCACGGTGACGAAGGAGGCGGAGGCCTGGACCGTACGGCTGGACGCCCCGCGCCCGCTGTCGGCCGTGACCGTGATGACCGAGCCGCTCCCGGCCGGGGCGCGGGGTGCCGTGGTCGAGGCGCACGTACCGGGCGAGGGCTGGCGCAAGGTCGCCGACGCCGCGGCCTCCGGCTGGACCCAGGTGGAGACGCCGGGGCTGAGCGCGGACGCGGTGCGCCTGTCCTGGGCCGGGGCCGGGTCCGCGCCCACGGTGCACCACGTGGTGCCGTGGTTCGGGGACGGCCCGCGGGCCCGCTTCGAGCTGGCGGACGGGGCCGCGACGGACGCCGAGATCGGCGGCACCGCGCAGCGGGTCTCGGCTCAGCTGTCGGCGCTGGGGCCCACCGAGGTCCGCGGACCCCTGTCGGCACGGCCGCCGGCGGGCATCGAGGTGCACCTCCCGCAGACCGCGGTGGCCCCGCGCGGCGGCCAGGTCTCGATCCCGCTGGAGGTCGGCGTCGCCGCGGGCACCCCGGCGGGCACCTACCAGGTGCCGGTGACCTTCGACGGGGAGTCGCGGACCCTGACGGTGCGCGCGGTGGCCCGTACCGGCGGCCCCGATCTGCTGCGGACCGCGCGGGCGACCTCTTCGGCGAACGAGACCCCCGACTTCCCGGCCTCGGCGGCCGTGGACGGCTCCCCGGCCACCCGCTGGTCGTCACCGGCGGTGGACGGCGCGTGGTGGAAGGCGGAACTGGCCGCCGCGACGCGGGTCGGCCGGCTGGAGCTGCACTGGCAGGACGCGTACCCGTCGGCGTACCGGGTGGAGACCTCCACGGACGGCGTGACCTGGCGCCCGGCGGCGGCCGTCAAGGCCTCCCGGGGCGGCCACGAGACGCTCCGGATGGATGCCCCGGACACCCGCTTCGTGCGGGTCACCTGCGAGACCCGCGCGACGCGATACGGCTGCTCCCTCTGGTCGGCGGAGGCCTACGCGGTCACCCCGTGA
- a CDS encoding HNH endonuclease, producing MPHVLVLNASYEPLGVVPLRRALVLVLENKAVSLEESGAYLHSATRVVPAPSVVRLKRFVRVPYRGPVPLTRRALFARDGGRCMYCGAVATSVDHVIPRSRGGQHAWDNVVAACRRCNHVKADRHLLELGWRLRHQPAPPSGLAWRIIGTGHRDPRWMPYLQPYGAEDALERIGVAAG from the coding sequence GTGCCGCACGTCCTGGTCCTCAACGCGTCGTACGAGCCCCTCGGCGTCGTACCGCTCCGCCGCGCGCTCGTCCTCGTCCTGGAGAACAAAGCGGTCTCCCTGGAGGAATCCGGCGCCTATCTGCACAGCGCGACAAGGGTCGTCCCCGCGCCCAGCGTGGTACGGCTCAAGCGCTTCGTGCGGGTCCCCTACCGGGGGCCCGTTCCACTCACCCGGCGCGCCCTGTTCGCGCGGGACGGCGGGCGCTGCATGTACTGCGGTGCCGTCGCCACCAGCGTCGACCACGTCATTCCGCGCAGCCGGGGCGGTCAGCACGCGTGGGACAACGTCGTGGCCGCCTGCCGCCGCTGCAACCACGTCAAGGCCGACCGGCACCTGCTGGAGCTCGGCTGGCGTCTGCGGCACCAGCCGGCGCCGCCGTCCGGGCTGGCGTGGCGGATCATCGGGACGGGGCATCGGGATCCGCGGTGGATGCCGTATCTCCAGCCGTACGGGGCGGAGGACGCGTTGGAGCGGATCGGGGTCGCGGCCGGGTAG
- a CDS encoding mechanosensitive ion channel family protein, whose translation MPWPAALLPLAADVPDAPASVKEAQASVTEAASFIEQNWATWLSIGLRILLIVVIAAVIRSAVRKALTKLITRMNTSAEAVEGTALGGLLVNAERRRQRSEAIGSVLRSVASFLILGTAALMVLAALKIDLAPLLASAGVAGVAIGFGARNLVTDFLSGVFMIMEDQYGVGDKIDAGVASGEVIEVGLRVTKLRGDNGEIWYVRNGEIKRIGNLSQGWATAGVDVQVKPSENLSRIREVVKEVADAMAKESPWDERLWGPVEVLGLDEVLLASMTVKVSAKTMPGQQFAVERELRWRIKEAFDAAGIRIIGGVPAADEDEEAPADPSASVAAPSALANPTSPQSLATAPIPPPAGPRITK comes from the coding sequence GTGCCCTGGCCCGCCGCTCTGCTGCCGCTGGCAGCCGACGTTCCGGACGCGCCCGCATCGGTCAAGGAGGCGCAGGCGAGCGTCACCGAGGCCGCCAGCTTCATCGAGCAGAACTGGGCCACCTGGCTGAGCATCGGCCTGCGGATCCTGCTGATCGTCGTGATAGCGGCGGTGATCCGCTCGGCGGTCCGCAAGGCGCTGACCAAGCTCATAACCCGGATGAACACCAGCGCCGAGGCCGTGGAGGGCACCGCGCTGGGCGGGCTGCTGGTCAATGCGGAGCGGCGGCGCCAGCGTTCGGAGGCGATCGGATCGGTGCTCCGGTCGGTGGCCTCGTTCCTGATCCTCGGTACGGCCGCGCTGATGGTCCTGGCCGCCCTGAAGATCGATCTGGCCCCGCTGCTGGCGAGTGCCGGTGTGGCCGGTGTGGCGATCGGTTTCGGCGCCCGGAACCTGGTGACGGACTTCCTGTCCGGCGTCTTCATGATCATGGAGGACCAGTACGGCGTCGGCGACAAGATCGACGCGGGCGTGGCCTCGGGCGAGGTCATAGAGGTAGGACTGCGCGTGACCAAGCTGCGCGGGGACAACGGCGAGATCTGGTACGTGCGCAACGGCGAGATCAAGCGGATCGGCAACCTCAGCCAGGGCTGGGCGACCGCGGGTGTGGACGTCCAGGTCAAGCCCTCGGAGAACCTGTCCCGGATCCGCGAGGTGGTCAAGGAGGTCGCCGACGCCATGGCCAAGGAGTCCCCGTGGGACGAGCGCCTGTGGGGTCCGGTGGAGGTCCTGGGCCTGGACGAGGTGCTGCTCGCCTCGATGACCGTGAAGGTGTCCGCGAAGACCATGCCCGGTCAGCAGTTCGCCGTGGAGCGGGAGCTGCGCTGGCGGATCAAGGAAGCCTTCGACGCCGCGGGCATCCGGATCATCGGCGGAGTGCCGGCGGCCGACGAGGACGAGGAGGCCCCGGCGGACCCGTCGGCCTCGGTCGCCGCGCCGTCCGCCCTGGCGAACCCGACCTCCCCGCAGTCGCTGGCCACGGCCCCGATCCCGCCGCCGGCCGGCCCGCGGATCACCAAGTGA
- a CDS encoding ROK family transcriptional regulator — translation MPAATPGTPSLLRAMNDRAALELLLTHGPLSRTRIGHLTGLSKPTASQLLARLEAVGLVVATGTDGGRPGPSAQLYAINPRAAYVGGLDVTPERVLAAVADLTGTVVATHEVPYTEGAEAVDQVTEALGGAVKAAGLTRTDLRRVVIGTPGAFDPQTGRLRYASHLPGWHSPTLLEELAAALPMPVEYENDVNLAAVAEQRLGAARGHEDFVLLWNEEGLGAALVLGGRLHRGWTGGAGEVGFLPVPGRPLVREVTRANSGGYQELAGVEGLPRLAAELGVEPPDTSAGAEAPGAPHGPEVAAAVALLTRAAAAPEGAQLRFLQSYATALATGLASVVAVLDPEIVVLSGAAISAGGEPLRALLEAELAELAPSRPRLVPGEVRERPVLHGALESALAATRDEVFDTSG, via the coding sequence ATGCCCGCCGCCACGCCCGGAACGCCCAGCCTGTTGCGCGCCATGAACGACCGGGCCGCACTCGAACTGCTGCTGACGCACGGCCCGCTGTCCCGGACCCGCATCGGGCACCTGACCGGGCTGTCCAAGCCCACCGCCTCCCAGCTGCTCGCCCGCCTCGAAGCGGTCGGCCTGGTCGTGGCCACCGGCACGGACGGCGGACGCCCCGGCCCCAGCGCCCAGCTCTACGCGATCAACCCGCGAGCCGCCTACGTCGGCGGCCTCGACGTCACCCCGGAGCGGGTACTGGCGGCCGTCGCCGACCTCACCGGCACGGTGGTCGCCACCCACGAGGTCCCCTACACCGAGGGGGCCGAAGCCGTCGACCAGGTGACCGAGGCCCTCGGCGGGGCGGTCAAGGCCGCCGGACTGACCCGCACCGACCTGCGCCGGGTGGTCATCGGCACACCGGGCGCCTTCGACCCCCAGACCGGCCGCCTGCGCTACGCCAGCCACCTCCCCGGCTGGCACTCCCCCACCCTCCTGGAGGAGCTGGCGGCGGCCCTGCCGATGCCCGTCGAGTACGAGAACGACGTCAATCTCGCCGCCGTCGCCGAACAGCGGCTCGGCGCCGCCCGCGGCCACGAGGACTTCGTCCTGCTGTGGAACGAGGAGGGCCTGGGCGCCGCGCTGGTCCTGGGCGGCCGGCTGCACCGCGGCTGGACCGGCGGCGCCGGCGAGGTGGGCTTCCTGCCCGTGCCGGGCCGGCCCCTGGTCCGGGAGGTCACCCGGGCCAACTCCGGCGGATACCAGGAGCTGGCCGGGGTGGAGGGACTGCCCCGACTCGCCGCCGAACTGGGCGTCGAGCCGCCGGACACCTCCGCCGGCGCCGAGGCTCCGGGCGCACCGCACGGACCGGAGGTCGCCGCCGCCGTCGCCCTGCTCACCCGGGCCGCCGCCGCGCCCGAGGGAGCGCAACTGCGCTTCCTCCAGTCGTACGCCACCGCGCTGGCCACCGGTCTCGCCTCGGTCGTCGCCGTGCTGGACCCGGAGATCGTGGTCCTGTCCGGGGCGGCGATCAGTGCGGGGGGCGAGCCGCTGCGCGCGCTGCTGGAGGCCGAGCTCGCCGAACTGGCCCCCTCCCGGCCCCGGCTGGTCCCCGGTGAGGTCCGGGAGCGGCCGGTCCTGCACGGCGCGCTGGAGAGCGCGCTGGCCGCCACCCGGGACGAAGTGTTCGACACCTCGGGCTGA
- a CDS encoding ABC transporter substrate-binding protein, producing MPRTGRPTTTIAVLAAISALATACTGQGADTASDDPKADVTLNFWHGWSAPSEAKAIEDNIARFEKAHPNIKVQVTGNMTDDKINQALRAGGDKAPDVVSSFTTDSVGKFCNSRAFADLNPFLKKSGVDKTKVFPKTLLEYTEFEGNQCTLPLLNDAYGLVYNKTAFAAAGITEPPKTWSQFTEVAQKLTKPKGDSYEQVGLMPTFHGYETKPTRLAAQWGATYFGADGRSNLAGDPAFAKMLTAQKDLVDKLGGYEKLERFRNTFGDEWSAEHPFHTGQVAMQIDGEWRAPMAKEAGVPFEIGTAPLPVPDEQAADYGKGYLAGTIMGIASGSKKQNAAWELVKYMTTDTEAVVAFANAIHNVPSTLAALESPNLQVTPEFKTFLDIARHPKSSTTPAKADGGTYQLTFEDFAYGVEKGDVTDIPAGLAKTDRQIDTDIAKAK from the coding sequence ATGCCCAGAACCGGACGCCCGACCACCACGATCGCCGTCCTCGCGGCGATATCCGCCCTCGCCACGGCCTGTACGGGCCAAGGCGCGGACACCGCCTCCGACGATCCGAAGGCGGACGTCACCCTCAACTTCTGGCACGGCTGGTCCGCGCCGAGCGAGGCCAAGGCCATCGAGGACAACATCGCCCGGTTCGAGAAGGCGCACCCGAACATCAAGGTCCAGGTCACCGGCAACATGACCGACGACAAGATCAACCAGGCGCTGCGGGCGGGCGGGGACAAGGCCCCCGACGTGGTCTCCTCCTTCACCACCGACAGCGTGGGCAAGTTCTGCAACTCCCGTGCCTTCGCCGATCTGAACCCCTTCCTGAAGAAGTCCGGGGTGGACAAGACGAAGGTCTTCCCCAAGACCCTGCTGGAGTACACGGAGTTCGAAGGCAACCAGTGCACGCTGCCGCTGCTGAACGACGCGTACGGCCTCGTGTACAACAAGACGGCCTTCGCGGCCGCCGGCATCACCGAACCCCCGAAGACCTGGAGCCAGTTCACCGAGGTCGCGCAGAAGCTCACCAAGCCCAAGGGCGACTCGTACGAGCAGGTCGGCCTGATGCCCACCTTCCACGGCTACGAGACCAAGCCGACGCGGCTCGCGGCGCAGTGGGGCGCCACGTACTTCGGCGCCGACGGCAGGTCCAACCTGGCCGGGGACCCGGCCTTCGCGAAGATGCTGACCGCACAGAAGGACCTGGTGGACAAGCTCGGCGGCTACGAGAAGCTGGAGCGGTTCCGCAACACCTTCGGTGACGAGTGGAGCGCCGAGCACCCCTTCCACACCGGCCAGGTGGCCATGCAGATCGACGGCGAGTGGCGTGCCCCGATGGCCAAGGAGGCCGGAGTCCCCTTCGAGATCGGCACCGCCCCGCTGCCCGTCCCCGACGAGCAGGCCGCCGACTACGGCAAGGGCTACCTCGCCGGCACGATCATGGGCATCGCCTCCGGCAGCAAGAAGCAGAACGCCGCCTGGGAGCTGGTCAAGTACATGACCACGGACACCGAGGCGGTGGTGGCCTTCGCCAACGCCATCCACAACGTGCCCTCCACCCTGGCCGCCCTGGAGTCCCCGAACCTTCAGGTGACCCCGGAGTTCAAGACCTTCCTCGACATCGCCCGGCACCCGAAGTCCAGCACCACCCCGGCCAAGGCCGACGGCGGCACCTACCAGCTGACCTTCGAGGACTTCGCGTACGGGGTCGAGAAGGGCGACGTCACCGACATCCCGGCCGGTCTCGCCAAGACCGACCGGCAGATCGACACGGACATCGCGAAGGCGAAGTAG
- a CDS encoding carbohydrate ABC transporter permease — protein sequence MTGAHPLRSKRRRSALRTAAFLSPWLIGFAVFFVYPLLSTLYFSFTRYDGFRQPAFNGLDNWSYVLTDYPLFWPAMRNTLWLVLVMVTCRVAFGLGIGLLITKIKTATGVFRTLFYLPYLAPPVAATLAFVFLLNPGTGPVNTLLDAVGLPTPGWFTDADWSKPALTALALWGVGDLMVIFMAALLDVPKEQYEAAELDGAGAWARFRHITLPNISPIIMFAVVTGVIQAMQYYAQPLVAGKVAAGVIGGSGQQFEPGYPDKSTLTLPQLVYNLGFQRFDYGTACVVALVLFALSMAFTALLMRRRGGLIGAGE from the coding sequence ATGACCGGCGCCCACCCCCTGCGCTCGAAGCGGCGGCGCTCCGCCCTGCGGACCGCGGCCTTCCTGTCCCCCTGGCTGATCGGCTTCGCGGTCTTCTTCGTCTACCCGCTGCTGTCCACCCTCTACTTCTCCTTCACCCGGTACGACGGCTTCCGGCAGCCCGCCTTCAACGGCCTGGACAACTGGAGCTACGTCCTCACGGACTATCCGCTCTTCTGGCCGGCGATGCGCAACACGCTGTGGCTGGTCCTGGTGATGGTGACCTGCCGGGTCGCCTTCGGCCTCGGCATCGGACTGCTCATCACGAAGATCAAGACGGCCACCGGGGTCTTCCGGACCCTGTTCTACCTGCCCTACCTGGCCCCGCCGGTCGCCGCGACCCTGGCCTTCGTCTTCCTGCTCAACCCCGGCACCGGACCCGTCAACACCCTGCTGGACGCGGTGGGACTGCCCACCCCGGGCTGGTTCACCGACGCCGACTGGTCCAAGCCGGCCCTGACCGCCCTCGCCCTGTGGGGGGTCGGTGACCTGATGGTCATCTTCATGGCCGCGCTGCTCGACGTACCGAAGGAGCAGTACGAGGCCGCGGAGCTCGACGGGGCCGGCGCCTGGGCACGGTTCCGGCACATCACCCTGCCGAACATCTCGCCGATCATCATGTTCGCCGTGGTCACCGGGGTCATCCAGGCCATGCAGTACTACGCCCAGCCGCTGGTGGCGGGGAAGGTCGCGGCCGGGGTGATCGGCGGCTCGGGCCAGCAGTTCGAGCCCGGCTACCCCGACAAGTCCACCCTGACCCTGCCCCAACTCGTCTACAACCTCGGGTTCCAGCGCTTCGACTACGGCACCGCGTGTGTCGTCGCGCTCGTCCTGTTCGCCCTCTCCATGGCCTTCACCGCGCTCCTGATGCGGCGCCGTGGCGGTCTGATCGGAGCCGGTGAATGA
- a CDS encoding carbohydrate ABC transporter permease: MSSSHTGRRSSRAVLHWVAVHSLGVAAALFFVLPFVFLLLTSLMGDRQALTRDLWPDTWEWGNYAKVWHTPGFLTWWRNTLLYAGLGTLLTVVSSVPVAYALAKFRFRGRRLALLLVIAMMMLPPQVVVIPMYLFWAKQLDLSGTLWPLIIPMAFGDAFSIFLLRQFLLTIPDEYLDAARVDGCGELRTLLRVVLPMAKPGIAAVALFQFFCAWNDYFGPQIYASDNPAAWTLSYGLESFKGAHHTNWNLTMAATVLVMAPVIVLFFFAQKAFVEGVTLTGVKG; the protein is encoded by the coding sequence ATGAGCAGCTCGCACACCGGCCGGAGATCCTCCCGGGCGGTCCTGCACTGGGTGGCGGTGCACTCGCTCGGCGTGGCCGCCGCCCTCTTCTTCGTCCTCCCCTTCGTCTTCCTGCTCCTCACCTCCCTGATGGGCGACCGGCAGGCGCTGACCCGCGACCTGTGGCCCGACACCTGGGAATGGGGCAACTACGCGAAGGTGTGGCACACCCCGGGCTTCCTGACCTGGTGGCGCAACACGCTCCTGTACGCGGGACTCGGCACCCTGTTGACCGTGGTCTCCTCCGTGCCCGTCGCGTACGCGCTCGCCAAGTTCCGCTTCCGCGGGCGGCGGCTCGCGCTGCTCCTCGTGATCGCCATGATGATGCTGCCGCCGCAGGTGGTGGTCATCCCCATGTACCTCTTCTGGGCCAAACAGCTCGACCTGTCGGGCACGCTGTGGCCGCTGATCATCCCGATGGCCTTCGGCGACGCCTTCTCCATCTTCCTGCTCCGCCAGTTCCTGCTGACCATCCCCGACGAGTACCTGGACGCGGCCCGCGTCGACGGCTGCGGCGAACTGCGCACCCTGCTGCGGGTGGTGCTGCCGATGGCCAAGCCCGGGATCGCCGCCGTCGCGCTCTTCCAGTTCTTCTGTGCCTGGAACGACTACTTCGGCCCGCAGATCTACGCCTCCGACAACCCGGCCGCCTGGACCCTCAGTTACGGACTGGAGTCCTTCAAGGGGGCGCACCACACCAACTGGAACCTGACCATGGCCGCGACCGTACTGGTCATGGCACCGGTGATCGTCCTCTTCTTCTTCGCTCAGAAGGCGTTCGTCGAGGGAGTCACCCTGACCGGCGTGAAAGGCTGA
- a CDS encoding 6-phospho-beta-glucosidase: protein MKLAVVGGGSTYTPELVDGFARMRDTLPVGELVLIDPATERLELIGGLARRIFARQGHPGRVTTTSDLDAGIAGADAVLLQLRVGGQAARLRDETWPLECGCVGQETTGAGGLAKALRTVPVVLDIAERVRRTNPDAWIIDFTNPVGIVTRALLQAGHKAVGLCNVAIGLQRKFAALLDLAPADLHLDHVGLNHLTWELGVRRGGPEGEDLLPGLLAAHGEAVAGDLRLPRAVLDRLGVVPSYYLRYFYAHDEVVRELGTKPSRAAEVAAMERELLALYGDPALDEKPALLAKRGGAFYSEAAVDLAASLLGDGGSAVQVVNTYNNGTLPFLPDDAVIEVPARVDGSGAVPLPVPRPAPLFSGLIGHVSAYEDLALDAALRGGRERVFKALLAHPLIGQYDLAEGLTDRLLAHNKEHLPWA from the coding sequence ATGAAACTCGCAGTGGTGGGCGGCGGTTCCACCTACACCCCCGAACTGGTCGACGGGTTCGCACGGATGCGCGACACCCTGCCCGTCGGCGAGCTCGTCCTGATCGACCCGGCCACCGAACGGCTGGAGCTGATCGGCGGCCTGGCCCGGCGGATCTTCGCCCGGCAGGGCCACCCGGGCCGCGTCACCACCACCTCCGACCTCGACGCGGGCATCGCCGGGGCCGACGCGGTCCTGCTCCAGCTGCGCGTCGGCGGGCAGGCCGCCCGGCTGCGGGACGAGACCTGGCCGCTGGAGTGCGGCTGCGTGGGCCAGGAGACCACGGGCGCGGGCGGGCTCGCCAAGGCGCTGCGCACCGTCCCCGTGGTCCTCGACATCGCCGAGCGCGTCCGGCGGACCAACCCGGACGCGTGGATCATCGACTTCACCAACCCGGTCGGGATCGTCACCCGGGCCCTGCTCCAGGCCGGCCACAAGGCCGTCGGACTGTGCAACGTCGCCATCGGCCTGCAACGGAAGTTCGCGGCCCTGCTGGACCTGGCGCCGGCCGACCTCCACCTCGACCACGTGGGCCTCAACCACCTCACCTGGGAACTGGGCGTGCGCCGGGGCGGCCCCGAGGGCGAGGACCTGCTGCCGGGTCTGCTCGCCGCGCACGGCGAGGCCGTCGCGGGGGACCTGCGGCTGCCGCGGGCGGTCCTGGACCGGCTCGGCGTCGTGCCCTCGTACTACCTGCGCTACTTCTACGCCCACGACGAGGTCGTACGGGAGCTGGGGACCAAGCCCTCGCGGGCCGCCGAGGTCGCCGCGATGGAGCGGGAACTGCTCGCCCTGTACGGGGATCCCGCGCTCGACGAGAAGCCGGCGCTGCTGGCGAAGCGGGGCGGCGCCTTCTACTCCGAGGCGGCCGTGGACCTGGCCGCCTCCCTGCTGGGCGACGGCGGATCCGCCGTGCAGGTGGTCAACACGTACAACAACGGCACGCTGCCCTTCCTCCCGGACGACGCGGTGATCGAGGTGCCGGCCCGCGTCGACGGATCCGGCGCCGTCCCACTGCCGGTGCCCCGGCCGGCCCCGCTGTTCTCCGGGCTGATCGGGCACGTGAGCGCGTACGAGGACCTCGCGCTGGACGCGGCGCTGCGCGGCGGGCGCGAGCGGGTCTTCAAGGCACTGCTGGCGCACCCGCTCATCGGGCAGTACGACCTGGCCGAAGGTCTGACCGACCGGCTCCTCGCACACAACAAGGAGCACCTGCCATGGGCGTGA